From Nymphalis io chromosome 12, ilAglIoxx1.1, whole genome shotgun sequence, a single genomic window includes:
- the LOC126772548 gene encoding uncharacterized protein LOC126772548 — protein sequence MEKVLTSTHCFLTNRKRRKRNFNRIRIGAGILDTLVRKSVFDNKQQWRKIDHLYTQRFYRFPAYNLAVVKVDNHWDFNEFVNKIPYTKWNQDFDGVCVGTGVRTTKSWSKNKHLFAVTFHLVTRRNCEQNLLRSCLLYYCTEYDIKTLSSTEIEGGGLVCVDTGDPAEEMKSGVLIGVTSVINVGLPSLHNRVGLYYKWVTDASTQCHENV from the exons ATGGAGAAAGTTCTTACGTCGACGCACTGTTTTCTAACAAATAGAAaaag gaGAAAACGCAATTTTAATCGTATAAGGATTGGAGCCGGTATCTTGGACACTCTTGTTCGAAAATCAGTATTTGACAATAAACAACAATGGCGAAAAATTGATCATTTATATACTCAAAGATTTTATAGATTTCCGGCTTATAATTTAGCAGTTGTG AAAGTTGACAATCATTGGGACTTTAACGAATTTGTTAACAAAATTCCTTACACAAAGTGGAACCAAGATTTTGATGGTGTTTGTGTCGGAACTGGAGTGAGGACAACAAAG AGTTGGTCGAAGAACAAACATCTCTTTGCCGTCACTTTTCACTTGGTCACCAGAAGAAATTGCGAGCAAAATTTACTTCGAAgttgcttattatattattgtacagAATATGATATAAAGACTTTATCTTCCACC GAAATAGAAGGTGGTGGTTTAGTTTGTGTTGATACTGGTGATCCCGCAGAAGAAATGAAAAGTGGAGTTCTAATTGGAGTTACTTCAGTCATCAATGTTGGCCTACCATCTTTGCACAACCGAGTTGGCTTATACTATAAGTGGGTTACGGATGCAAGCACGCAGTGTcatgaaaatgtt